One genomic segment of Coffea arabica cultivar ET-39 chromosome 6e, Coffea Arabica ET-39 HiFi, whole genome shotgun sequence includes these proteins:
- the LOC113695523 gene encoding uncharacterized protein, translated as MPSVLFRAQSKSGNACFTCDRILQEPFNFCSLSCKVDYMVYHGEDLSSILYRSEESDFSVSQFERLHVDGPELLDDDGQITANSIWEEDPLVYRGLTCPYTSMDNSGISMEPEVVKKKKTGSGFLPGIELSLSNRRKGAPHRSPLS; from the exons ATGCCCTCTGTTTTATTTAGAGCACAATCTAAGTCTGGCAATGCTTGTTTCACCTGTGACAGAATTCTTCAGGAGCCATTTAACTTCTGTTCTCTTTCATGCAAG GTTGATTACATGGTATATCATGGGGAGGATTTGTCAAGTATCCTATATAGGTCTGAGGAGTCTGATTTTTCTGTGTCTCAATTTGAGAGATTACACGTGGATGGCCCTGAACTCCTTGATGATGATGGTCAAATTACCGCAAACTCCATCTGGGAGGAGGACCCTTTAGTATATAGAGGCTTAACATGCCCTTATACATCCATGGACAATTCAGGGATTTCAATGGAACCAGAAGtggtgaaaaagaagaaaacggGCAGTGGATTTCTCCCTGGCATTGAGCTCTCCTTGAGTAACAGGAGAAAGGGTGCTCCTCATAGGTCTCCACTgtcttga
- the LOC113695201 gene encoding uncharacterized protein, with protein MTKEKWSLLGRLRGAVKKIRFLLNFNVNRWKLASIIGASPVKRRLSFNDRPGLRACIDHDSDSIDSGSARERSLQRTISCPSDEDDIDKRAEMFIANFYRQLKIERQISLELRYARADSFDSASP; from the coding sequence ATGACCAAAGAAAAGTGGTCCCTGTTAGGCCGCCTAAGGGGGGCAGTGAAGAAGATCAGATTcttgttgaatttcaatgttaACAGATGGAAACTTGCTTCAATCATCGGTGCTTCACCGGTCAAAAGGCGGTTGAGCTTCAATGATCGGCCTGGCTTGAGGGCGTGTATTGATCATGATTCAGATTCTATTGATTCAGGCTCGGCTAGAGAAAGATCCCTTCAGAGAACTATAAGCTGTCCATCTGATGAAGACGATATTGACAAGAGAGCTGAGATGTTTATTGCCAACTTTTACCGGCAGCTTAAGATAGAAAGACAGATTTCCCTGGAGCTACGTTATGCTAGGGCTGACAGCTTTGATTCAGCATCTCCATGA